In the genome of Schistosoma mansoni, WGS project CABG00000000 data, supercontig 0221, strain Puerto Rico, whole genome shotgun sequence, the window aaaccgttaagattggtacaATAAAGGTTATCGAAGTGAAATATTAtagaagcacggcactacatatCACCGGAACCAGTggacggattgttatgatgtttgttttagtttacttgcGAGAGCTTGTGCGTCAATCTAAAACAAGAATGATctgaatccgaccagccgttctatgaaaatttgagaaaatcgttgtatctccgaaaccactggacggatttttatgatgtttgttttagattatttgcgagagcgtgtgcgtcaatataaaacaagaatgatctgaatccgaccatccgttctaTGAAAaattgagaaaatcgttgtatctccgaaaccactggacggatttttatgatgtttgttttagattatttgcgagagcgtgtgcgttaatataaaacaagaatgatctgaatccgaccatccgttttatgaaattttgagaaaatgcTTGTAtctgtagtatcggtttatatgttaagcccatatacttcattctagttactggccaagccaattcacctatatattgagtcatattttgatcttgttaatcattcgcttattaaccttgactgtatttttatatgagcgtatatgtgtacccttcgtatcttattcaacatatgtctatcattcatatttgtctgattataaatattgagtaatgcttgctcatagcgagttggtttctcagccatctccaatacgcattattttcgcttcgctctcgagttggcttccccgccatctccaatgcttGTCATTTATGTTCCGCTCTCATCTATTTGCTTCATCACTCTAATTCCCTGGTCAGGtcaatgagtgtagaaaatattcgtattctaaatccattctcgtatttggcgtatttaactccgttgttcaccaacgcggataaagtcatttattacatacgaggatagacagtacgtacgatcagaaaggaatcagatttaagcTACTACAACATAaatggtgagccgtatttggaacacacaacataattggcgacctcaacgagcgaacacaaatcaaaaatgcaaccgccgacgacatattccgttatgattcgaataatcatcatatgctgaTTTTTACATCACATAACGTggagttattatttttgttcgcgCTGACATTAAATTTATGAGATTTACGCAATTATATCAGTCATCgaacaaatcataattatatggacattacacattatgatattcaaaactcactggattatttttatcatctaaTGACGTAACATTTTCCTGATTTA includes:
- a CDS encoding XP_018644677.1, with product MTQYIGELAWPVTRMKYMGLTYKPILQIQAFSQNFIKRMVGFRSFLFYINAHALANNLKQTS